GCAGTACTCGCACCAGGGCTGGCTGACCGAGGACCAGCGCTACTTCCTGCTGGACGACGAGCTGGACGAGTCGCGCGGCACCGACAAGCGCACCAAGACCTACATCTGGGACCTGGCGAAGCTGTCCGCACCGGTGCACACCGGCGTCTACAGCTCGCCCGCCACCGCGATCGACCACAACCAGTACGTCAAGGACGGGTACTCCTACCAGGCCAACTACCAGGCGGGGTTGCGCATCCTCGACGTCACCAAGGTCGCCTCGGCGCAGCTGAGCGAGGCGGGGTACTTCGACATCTACCCCGCGGGCAACGAGGCGAAGTTCAACGGCGCCTGGAGCAACTACCCGTACTTCGCCAGCGGCATCGTGATCGTCAACGGCATCGAGCAGGGCCTGGTCGTGGTCAAGCCCGACCTGGGAGGCGACGAGCCGCCGCCGACCGGGGTGTTCGAGAACACCACCGACGTCGCCATCCCCGACAACGGCGCGGCGGTGACCTCCGAGGTGACCGTGACGGGCGTGGCGGGCAACGCGCCGTCGACGTTGAAGGTGAACGTCGACATCAAGCACACCTACCGGGGCGACCTGGTGATCGACCTGGTCGCGCCGGACGGCTCCTCGTTCCGGCTGAAGTCCACCGGGTCGGACTCGGCCGACAACGTGCTCACCACGTTCGTGGTGAACGCCTCGGCGGAGGTCGCGAACGGCGCCTGGAAGCTGAAGGTGCAGGACCTCTACAGCGCCGACACCGGCTACGTGGACGCCTGGAGCCTCCAGTTCTGAGGTGACGGCCCGGCGCGTGGTCCCCACCGCGCGCCGGGCCCCACCCGTCCCCGCCGGACGTGAGGAGTGATGATGCGCAACCTGCGCTCCACCGACTGGGTGTTCGTCGTCGTGGCCGTCGCGATCGTCGTGGCGGGCGCGCTGACGTTGTTCCGCGCCACACCCGCCCCCGCGCACTCCGCGCACCAGGGCGGCGCGCCCGCCGACGTGGTGCCCGCCGCGCACAGCGACGGCCTGTCCGAGACCGAGAGCGGCTACCGGTTCGAGCGGGTCACCGTGCCGTCCACCCGGGGCCCGGCGGTGCCGGTGGCGTTCCGGATCATCGGACCGGACGGCCGTCCGGCGACCCGCTTCCTGGACAACCAGACCAAGCAGCTGCACTTCTTCGCCATCCGCGACGACATGCACGTCTTCCAGCACGTGCACCCGACCCTGGACGGCGACACCTGGCACACCTCGATCGCGCTGGACGACGGCGGCGCGTACCGGATGTTCGCCGAGTTCGTCCCGCTCGACACGCAGGACCCCCGGCACCCGGTGGTGCTCGGCGTCCCGTTCAGCGTGCCCGGCGACACCGAGCTGGCGCCGGTGCCCGCGCCGGCCGCCGAAGCGGTGACCGACGCGGGGTTCACCGTGACGCGCGTGGACGAGCCCGAGCGGCCCGAGCCGATGCGCCCGCAGACGCTGCGCTTCGCCATCCGCGCGCCGGACGGCTCCCCGGTCACGGCGCTCGAACCGCACCTGGGCGCCTACGGGCACATGACCGGCTTCCACACCATGCTGCTGTCGGCCACGCACCTGCACCCGGTGCAACCGCTGGGCGTGCCGCTGGTCGACGGCGAGCTGACGTTCCAGGCGGCGTTCGCCGACCGCGGCGAGTACCGGCTGTTCCTGGAGTTCGCGCACGGCGGGGAAGTGCACACCGCGGCGATCACCATCGCGGTGGCCTGACGCGCGGGGGCCGGGTGACGCCACGCCACCCGGCCCCGCACGTCACTTCTTGACCCTCTTGTTCGGCTTCGACGGCGGCACGTGCGCGCCGTCACCGACCTGCACGACCAGCACGACGTTCATCACCAGCAACGGCCACGTCGCCTCGGGGTGCCGGTCGCGGATGACCTCCTCCAGCAGGTTCGCGGTCGTCGGCGCGGTCAGGTCCTTCTGGTCGCGCAGGCCCCACGTCGCGCCGAGCGCGCTGTTCACCACGCCGGGCCCGATGTGGTCGGTGATGTCCTCCGGCTTGGCCGGCAGGTCGCGCACACCGCCCGCCACCTGGTCCGGGTTGTGCAGCGCGGCGAGGCCGGCGAGCGGGTTCCCCGGGTCGACCGGCGGGAGCAGGCCCGACCAGTCGTCGCGCATCGCCTCCACGGCGGCGGCCAGCTTGTCCAGGTTGACGCGCCGCCACCCGCCCTGCGAGTTGGAGCGGCCGACCAGGCCGCCCGCGACCATGGCCGTGAGCGGCACGCCGTCCTCGTCCACGGCGTCCGTCTCGACCACCGCGCCGAGGATGTCCTCCAGCAGGTCCGCCAGGAACTTCGTGTCGTGCTCCTTCTCCGGGTCGAACTCCATGCCCTGCGCGGTGTCGTGCACGAGTTCGGCGCGCGCCATCAGGTACGTCAGCGGGTCGGTCGCCGGCACCAGCTTGGCGAGCTTCTTGTTGTTCTGCTCCATCCACGCCCGCTTGCGCTTGCGCGTCTTCTCGTCGCCGATCTCGGCGTTGCGGAGCAGCAGGGTGCGCGCCAGCTCGTCCAGGTAGCTCCCGCTGCGGTTGCCGATGATCTTCTCGCGGCGGTCGCCGACCTTCAGGTTGAACGTGTCGCGGTTGATCATCCACTCGTCGGCGCCCAGCCGGTTGATCGCGATCTGCTGGAGCCCGACCTGGCGCTCCACCTCCAGGACGAACGCGTCCTCGTCGAACACCTCCGCGATGCCGAACTTGGCCAGCTCCTTCGCCGTCGGCCAGAACACCCCGAACGGGAGGAACAGCGGCTCCATCGGCCGCCGCCGGCACGCGTCGAACAGCGAGTCGACCCCGAGCTGCGCGGACAGCTCGTGCAGCGCCTCGCCGACGGACCGCAGCATCCCCTCGGCCTCTTCGACCTGGTCGACGTCCAGGGCGCTCTGGAACCCCAGCGCGTCCACCATCACCCCGTGCACCAGCTCGGCGCCCAGGAGGGTGCGGCCGGTGCCCAGCGGCCCGCGCAGCACCCGGGCCAGGCAGCTCTCCAGCGGCACCAGCTGGTTGGTCAGGATGACCCCGTCGACGACCTGGAGGGTGGTGATCTCCTCGAACCCGCTCTCGACCTCCACCTCCAGGTCGACGTCGAAGTAGTGCTCGAAGACCGAACGGGCGTCGTAGACCTTCTGCGCGATCGCGCTGAACGGCTGCAGGAACTCGCTCAGCAGGCCGCCGTCGTACGGCGGCTCCTCCAGGGCCTCCACGTCGGCGAGGATCGTCCCCAGGCTGTCCGCGAGCAGGTGGCCGTCCTCGATGAGCTCGCGCAGCCACCGCGCCGCCGGCCGCCGCCTGCCGTGGACCTTGGCGAGGACCACGACCCGCTTGCCCTCGGCCCGCGCGCTCAGCTGGGTCAGCTCCAGGACGTTGTCCCAGAGGTGCAGGCTCGTCGTGCCGGAGAGCGCCGACTCGTGGGCGGGCGCCTTGACCGAACCGGGCGGCAGCAGGTGGTTCGGCTCGAACGGCCCGCAGAGGACCTGGAAGTGGCCGGGCGTCTCCAGCACCTTCACCGTGCTCGCCGAGTCCGTGCCGAACAGCCGCTGGTAGGAGCCGTGGTAGCTGTGGGTCTCGATCTCCAGGCCGTGCAGGTCGTTCAACGCGGCCAGCGCCGCCTGCCCCGCGTACACCTTCGTGGCGGCGAACTCCGCGATGTAGTGCGGGATCAGCGCGTCGAGGTGGTTCGCGAACTCGCCGCCGTTGAACGGGGCGAGGACGTCGGCGTTCGGGTCGGCCAGCCGGGACTGGAGCGCGTCGAGCACGAGCAGCTTGATCTCGCGGGCGAACGGGCTGTTGACGCGGACGAGCGAACCGATGCCGGTCTGCCGCACCTGGTGCGCGAGGCTGATGGCGTTGGCGAGCCGCCCGCTGATGGCCCACGCGAAGAGGGTGCCGCCCGGCTTCTTGTCCGCGAAGAGGCCGCGTTGGCGCAGGTCGTCCTCCACGATCAGGTGATCCTGGGCGAGCGGCGCCTCGGCGCGGACCACCTGGTCCTGGACGTGCTGCGTGCCGATGCCGGTCAGGAACGCGAGCCGCCGGGTGCGGCGGGCGGCGGCCACCTGCGGGTCGTCGTCGTCCTCGTCCTCGCTCTCGAAGGAGAACGAGTCGTCGGTGTTGTCGTCCGGAGCCTGCTGCGGGGCCGGGTTGTCGCCGTCGACGTCGACGGCCGCCGTGGCGCTGGGCACCGACGCCTGCGCGTAGATGGCCCCCACCAGCTTGAGGTTCTGCAGGAAGCCGATGATCACGGAGGTGATGTCGCCGCGCAGGTCCGCCGCGAACCGGGCGGGGTTCTGCGTCCAGTGGTGGGCGATGGCGGCGCGCTCGCGCCACTGGTAAGCCTCCATCACGGCGTCGAACCCGGCGAGGTCGACGCCCATCTGCGCGGCCGCGACCCTCCGCAGGTCGAGCCGGACCTCGTCGGTCGTCTTCTTGAGCGGCGGCTCCGCGCTCAGGGTGGGCAGCAGGTTCGCGCCCGCGGCGGCGAGGACGACCGAGTAGAACAGGCAGCTGCCGTCACCGCGCACGTCCACCCGGACGTAGTCGTGGTCCTCGTCGGGCTGGAGCAGGCCGGTGACGCCCTGCGCGTCACCCGCGCGGGGTTTGCGCGGCTGCGACTGCGGGGCTTGATCGGTGGTCGATGATGATTTCGGACCCGTCACGACGCGACTGACCTTTCGGTGGGGGTGGGAAGTGGGTCCGACGCAGAGCGAGAAGCATGAGGGAACCTCATATGAACAGGCTGGTGCGGCGGATCAACACAGCGTGCAGGTGTGGCACGGTGATGGAAATGCGCCATTCGAGCGAAGTAATTCGTTACTGCTCCGATGGTGCTAATTCCGCCGGGTGGCGCGCGTCGTGCGATCGGCGCGCCTTGCGATCGGCTGACGGCGCGGCCCGCGGCGTTCCGGCCACTGCCCGGCGGGTAGCCGTCCGACGTGGACGGTCTGCGAACGACGGCGCTCCTCGGTGCGGTCCTGCTGGCGGTGACGGCCTGCGGGGAGCCTCAGCGGGTGTTGGAGAGCGGCACGATGGGGGCCAACGGCCGGATCGGCGACGTGGTGCTGCGCAACGCCGTGGTGCAGGCGCCCCCGGACGGCCCGTGGCGGCCCGGTGACGACGCCTCGGTGACGTTGACGCTGCTCACCGAGTCCGACCGGTCGGACTCACTGGTCGGGGTGCGCGCCGGGAGCGCGGCCCGCGTCGAGCTGGTGGCCGACCGGGACTGCGACGGCCGCGGCGAGCGGGTGGACCGGCTCCGCCTGCCCGCCGGGGGCGCGGTCGCCGGACCGGGCGGTGTCGGCACGGCCTACCGCCTGCGGATCGTCGACTTCACCCGGGAAGTGCTCGCGGGCACGACCGTCCCGCTCACGTTCACCTTCGCCGACGCCGGTGAGACGACGCTGGACGTGCCGGTGGAGACCACCGGTGACGGCGACGCGCCGCCGCCCGACCCGTGCCCGGCGCGGAGCCGGCGGTGACCCGCTCGGCAGTGTCCGATGAGGACGGTCCGAGTCGGTGCGGGCTCCGGTCCGCCGGTCGCCGCCAGGGTGGGTGAAAGGCGAAACCGGCCCGGCGCCGAGGAACGGCGCCGAGCCGGTTGCTCCCGAACTCCGGCCGGTGTTACCCGAAGTTCACGTCACTGCACCACATGTACGCCTGGTCCAGGTGGGACGCCTGCCAGATCGTGAACACGACGTGGTGGCCCCGGTAGGAACCGTTGGTGGAGATGTTGAACCTGATGTCCTTCGCCGGGGCGAACCGGCCGGTCTGCGTGATGAAGTCGAGGTTGCCCCAGCCGAGGGTCTGGGTGGCCGGGTTGAACCCGTTCTTGCTGATGTACACCCGGAAGTAGTCCGCACCGTGGCTGGCCTGGTCGTACAGGTGCATGGTGAAGTTGCTGCCGACGCTGGTGGTCTTCCACTGGCCGGGGGTGTTCAGCGAGTTGTTGCGGGACAGCGCGTTGCTGCACAGCTGCCCGTTGGGGGTCGCACCCTGGAAGTTGCCGCCGAGCCCGTCGCGCAGCGCGCTCATCCAGTTCCACATGGTGTCGGCGTTGGACCGGAAGGCCTGGTAGCACATCGGGTCCTGCTGCTGCATGGCAGGATTCGTGTGGTTGCTGCCCCAGGTCTGCCAGCACTGGTAGGCGCGGGTCGCGGGACCGACGATGGTGCCGTGCGCCGAGGCCGTCGGGGTCCAGACGAACGTGCAGGCCACCATGGCGAG
This genomic window from Saccharothrix sp. HUAS TT1 contains:
- a CDS encoding polymorphic toxin type 15 domain-containing protein gives rise to the protein MTGPKSSSTTDQAPQSQPRKPRAGDAQGVTGLLQPDEDHDYVRVDVRGDGSCLFYSVVLAAAGANLLPTLSAEPPLKKTTDEVRLDLRRVAAAQMGVDLAGFDAVMEAYQWRERAAIAHHWTQNPARFAADLRGDITSVIIGFLQNLKLVGAIYAQASVPSATAAVDVDGDNPAPQQAPDDNTDDSFSFESEDEDDDDPQVAAARRTRRLAFLTGIGTQHVQDQVVRAEAPLAQDHLIVEDDLRQRGLFADKKPGGTLFAWAISGRLANAISLAHQVRQTGIGSLVRVNSPFAREIKLLVLDALQSRLADPNADVLAPFNGGEFANHLDALIPHYIAEFAATKVYAGQAALAALNDLHGLEIETHSYHGSYQRLFGTDSASTVKVLETPGHFQVLCGPFEPNHLLPPGSVKAPAHESALSGTTSLHLWDNVLELTQLSARAEGKRVVVLAKVHGRRRPAARWLRELIEDGHLLADSLGTILADVEALEEPPYDGGLLSEFLQPFSAIAQKVYDARSVFEHYFDVDLEVEVESGFEEITTLQVVDGVILTNQLVPLESCLARVLRGPLGTGRTLLGAELVHGVMVDALGFQSALDVDQVEEAEGMLRSVGEALHELSAQLGVDSLFDACRRRPMEPLFLPFGVFWPTAKELAKFGIAEVFDEDAFVLEVERQVGLQQIAINRLGADEWMINRDTFNLKVGDRREKIIGNRSGSYLDELARTLLLRNAEIGDEKTRKRKRAWMEQNNKKLAKLVPATDPLTYLMARAELVHDTAQGMEFDPEKEHDTKFLADLLEDILGAVVETDAVDEDGVPLTAMVAGGLVGRSNSQGGWRRVNLDKLAAAVEAMRDDWSGLLPPVDPGNPLAGLAALHNPDQVAGGVRDLPAKPEDITDHIGPGVVNSALGATWGLRDQKDLTAPTTANLLEEVIRDRHPEATWPLLVMNVVLVVQVGDGAHVPPSKPNKRVKK
- a CDS encoding copper chaperone PCu(A)C, encoding MDGLRTTALLGAVLLAVTACGEPQRVLESGTMGANGRIGDVVLRNAVVQAPPDGPWRPGDDASVTLTLLTESDRSDSLVGVRAGSAARVELVADRDCDGRGERVDRLRLPAGGAVAGPGGVGTAYRLRIVDFTREVLAGTTVPLTFTFADAGETTLDVPVETTGDGDAPPPDPCPARSRR
- a CDS encoding lytic polysaccharide monooxygenase, whose amino-acid sequence is MVACTFVWTPTASAHGTIVGPATRAYQCWQTWGSNHTNPAMQQQDPMCYQAFRSNADTMWNWMSALRDGLGGNFQGATPNGQLCSNALSRNNSLNTPGQWKTTSVGSNFTMHLYDQASHGADYFRVYISKNGFNPATQTLGWGNLDFITQTGRFAPAKDIRFNISTNGSYRGHHVVFTIWQASHLDQAYMWCSDVNFG